The Bacilli bacterium genome includes the window CTTTCAGCTATAGGTTGACCGCAAGGGGGTTTGTTATACGATTTTTTGTTGGAAAGACAATTAAATTCCGTATTTTTTCTTAAATTTATCCACACGCCCGCCGACATCAACAAATTTTTGTTTGCCGGTGAAGAACGGATGGCATACCGAACAAATTTCCACGCGCAGATTTTCTTTGACGGATCCGGTCTCAAACGTATTGCCGCAAGCGCAAGTAACCGTCGTGACAATGTACTTCGGATGAATCGCTTCTTTCATTTCTTTCACCTCTTTTTCGCCCTGGCTCAACATGCGGAACCAGAGAAATTGACACATAACGGGATTATATCATGAGAAAAGTTGGCGCGCAATAGGTCGCGATTATCCAGTTAAAATCTAACTTAGATGGGTACGGATCACTCGCATCAAAATATAACCGAGGGGATGTGTTTATTTTCCTCACCATCGGGGGCAGTCCCAAAGCAATTTGGATTCGCGGCCATTAGCGGCCATTATATGTGATTTTCCACATACATTTTCTTAAAAATCAGGGTTTTATGTCCATATTTGCGATTTTTCACATATATTTATGCGAAATTCGCCAACGACTGTCAAATATATATGTTTTTTCACATATATTTGCGCAAAAACCGCATTCTGAGAAAATTATATGCTATTTTTCATATATATTTTATTAAAAGTCAGAATAAGTCAGACATCACACAGGGCCAGCCGCACCGCAGCTGTTATGCTGCGTGTTTATACAGCCCGGAACAAAACGATACATCAAGCCAATTATAGACTCGTTCCACCGCGCATGCGCGCAAATGAGACAGTTGGGTTAACGATGGTCGTTTCATCGGGTGGCCTCGTGGGGGCGCTTTCCTTTCCGCTGCGGCGTTCGGGGAAACTAACGATCAGGAAACGGAGCTGCGGGACTTGCGCATTGACCCGGAAACGGAACCGCCCGATGAAGGCGTGTTGCCGTTGCTGCCAATCGAAGCCAAAAACTCAACATTCGTCTTCGTTTCGGCAAGGCGTTTCAACATCGCTTCGACAAATTCGGCCGAATCATTCATCGACTTGCGGATCACCCACAATTTTTCCAGTTCCTCCTTGGTCAAAAGCATTTCCTCCCTGCGCGTGCCGGAACGGCGTATGTCGATGGACGGGAAAATTCTTCTCTCCGCCAGTTTGCGGTCCAAATGCAGTTCCATGTTGCCTGTGCCTTTAAACTCCTCGTAAATCACATCATCCATGCGGGAACCGGTATCAATCAAAGCCGTCGCCAAAATCGTCAGACTGCCGCCTTCCTCAACGTTTCTTGCCGCGCCGAAAAATCGCTTGGGACGATGAAACGCGCCCGGATCAATACCGCCGGACAATGTCCGCCCGGAAGGGGGAACAACCAGGTTATACGCGCGCGCCAGACGGGTAATGCTGTCAAGCAAAATGACGACGTCTTTTTTGTGTTCCACTAACCGCTGCGCCCGCTCCATCACCAGTTCCGCAACCTTGATATGATTTTCCGGCAGCTCGTCAAACGTGGAAGCGACCACTTCGCCGCGCACAGACCTTTGCATGTCGGTTACTTCTTCAGGACGTTCGTCGATCAGCAGGACAAACAACTCAATTTCCGGATAGTTGGTGGAAATGCTGTTGGCAATCTCTTTTAAAAGCAGCGTTTTTCCAGCCTTCGGCGGAGCCACGATCAATCCGCGCTGGCCTAAGCCAACCGGGGCAAGCAAATCCATGATTCGGGTTGCCAGATGCGTCGGGGAAGTTTCCAGCGTGATTTTCCGTTGCGGATAAAGTGGGGTTAAAGCCGGGAAGTGCAACCGTTCGGCAGCGACGTTGGGGCTTTCGCCATTTACCGCTTCCACATGGAGCAAGCCGA containing:
- the rpmE gene encoding 50S ribosomal protein L31; protein product: MKEAIHPKYIVTTVTCACGNTFETGSVKENLRVEICSVCHPFFTGKQKFVDVGGRVDKFKKKYGI
- the rho gene encoding transcription termination factor Rho; the encoded protein is MDLALSQLEELKLTELYKLAKQYQIAYYGQMKKKELIFAILRAQAEKSGLMFMEGVLEILSEGFGFLRPINYLPSAEDIYISASQIRKFDLRTGDLVSGKCRPPKENERYFGLLHVEAVNGESPNVAAERLHFPALTPLYPQRKITLETSPTHLATRIMDLLAPVGLGQRGLIVAPPKAGKTLLLKEIANSISTNYPEIELFVLLIDERPEEVTDMQRSVRGEVVASTFDELPENHIKVAELVMERAQRLVEHKKDVVILLDSITRLARAYNLVVPPSGRTLSGGIDPGAFHRPKRFFGAARNVEEGGSLTILATALIDTGSRMDDVIYEEFKGTGNMELHLDRKLAERRIFPSIDIRRSGTRREEMLLTKEELEKLWVIRKSMNDSAEFVEAMLKRLAETKTNVEFLASIGSNGNTPSSGGSVSGSMRKSRSSVS